From Mustela nigripes isolate SB6536 chromosome 13, MUSNIG.SB6536, whole genome shotgun sequence, one genomic window encodes:
- the JKAMP gene encoding JNK1/MAPK8-associated membrane protein isoform X2: MACLGLYCGKTLLFKNGSTEIYGECGVCPRGQRTNAQKYCQPCTESPELYDWLYLGFMAMLPLVLHWFFIEWYSGKKSSSALFQHVTALFECTMAALTTLLVSDPVGVLYIRSCRVLMLSDWYTMLYNPSPDYITTVHCTHEAVYPLYTIVFIYYAFCLVLMMLLRPLLVKKIACGLGKSDRFKSIYAALYFFPILTVLQAVGGGLLYYAFPYIILVLSLVTLAVYMSASEIENCYDLLVRKKRLIVLFSHWLLHAYGIISISRVDKLEQDLPLLALVPTPALFYLFTAKFTEPSRILSEGANGH; encoded by the exons ATGG CATGCCTTGGACTTTACTGTGGAAAGaccctattatttaaaaatggttcaaCTGAAATATATGGAGAATGTGGG GTGTGTCCAAGAGGACAGAGAACAAATGCACAGAAATACTGTCAGCCATGCACAGAGTCTCCAGAACTTTATGATTGGCTGTATCTTGGATTTATGGCTATGCTTCCCCTTGTTTTACATTGGTTCTTCATCGAATGGTACTCAGGGAAAAAGAG TTCCAGCGCACTTTTCCAGCATGTCACTGCGCTATTCGAATGCACCATGGCAGCTCTTACCACCTTACTTGTGAGCGACCCGGTCGGTGTCCTTTACATCCGCTCCTGCCGAGTCTTGATGCTCTCCGATTGGTACACTATGCTTTACAACCCGAGTCCCGACTACATCACCACGGTGCACTGCACACATGAAGCCGTTTACCCACT ATACACCATTGTATTTATCTATTATGCATTCTGCTTGGTATTGATGATGCTGCTCCGACCACTTCTGGTAAAGAAGATTGCCTGTGGGTTAGGAAAGTCTGATcgatttaaaagtatttatgcTGCACTGTACTTCTTCCCAATTTTAACTGTGCTTCAGGCAGTTGGCGGAGGCCTTTTAT attatgCCTTCCCATACATTATATTAGTATTATCTTTGGTTACTCTGGCTGTGTACATGTCAGCTTCTGAAATAGAG AACTGCTATGATCTTCTggtgagaaagaaaagacttATTGTTCTCTTCAGCCACTGGTTACTTCACGCCTATGGAATAATATCCATTTCCAGAGTGGATAAACTCGAGCAGGATTTACCCCTTTTGGCTTTGGTACCCACACCAGCTCTTTTTTACTTGTTCACGGCAAAATTTACTGAGCCTTCACGGATACTCTCCGAAGGAGCCAACGGACACTGA
- the JKAMP gene encoding JNK1/MAPK8-associated membrane protein isoform X1: protein MAVDIQPACLGLYCGKTLLFKNGSTEIYGECGVCPRGQRTNAQKYCQPCTESPELYDWLYLGFMAMLPLVLHWFFIEWYSGKKSSSALFQHVTALFECTMAALTTLLVSDPVGVLYIRSCRVLMLSDWYTMLYNPSPDYITTVHCTHEAVYPLYTIVFIYYAFCLVLMMLLRPLLVKKIACGLGKSDRFKSIYAALYFFPILTVLQAVGGGLLYYAFPYIILVLSLVTLAVYMSASEIENCYDLLVRKKRLIVLFSHWLLHAYGIISISRVDKLEQDLPLLALVPTPALFYLFTAKFTEPSRILSEGANGH from the exons ATGG ctgtcgATATTCAACCAGCATGCCTTGGACTTTACTGTGGAAAGaccctattatttaaaaatggttcaaCTGAAATATATGGAGAATGTGGG GTGTGTCCAAGAGGACAGAGAACAAATGCACAGAAATACTGTCAGCCATGCACAGAGTCTCCAGAACTTTATGATTGGCTGTATCTTGGATTTATGGCTATGCTTCCCCTTGTTTTACATTGGTTCTTCATCGAATGGTACTCAGGGAAAAAGAG TTCCAGCGCACTTTTCCAGCATGTCACTGCGCTATTCGAATGCACCATGGCAGCTCTTACCACCTTACTTGTGAGCGACCCGGTCGGTGTCCTTTACATCCGCTCCTGCCGAGTCTTGATGCTCTCCGATTGGTACACTATGCTTTACAACCCGAGTCCCGACTACATCACCACGGTGCACTGCACACATGAAGCCGTTTACCCACT ATACACCATTGTATTTATCTATTATGCATTCTGCTTGGTATTGATGATGCTGCTCCGACCACTTCTGGTAAAGAAGATTGCCTGTGGGTTAGGAAAGTCTGATcgatttaaaagtatttatgcTGCACTGTACTTCTTCCCAATTTTAACTGTGCTTCAGGCAGTTGGCGGAGGCCTTTTAT attatgCCTTCCCATACATTATATTAGTATTATCTTTGGTTACTCTGGCTGTGTACATGTCAGCTTCTGAAATAGAG AACTGCTATGATCTTCTggtgagaaagaaaagacttATTGTTCTCTTCAGCCACTGGTTACTTCACGCCTATGGAATAATATCCATTTCCAGAGTGGATAAACTCGAGCAGGATTTACCCCTTTTGGCTTTGGTACCCACACCAGCTCTTTTTTACTTGTTCACGGCAAAATTTACTGAGCCTTCACGGATACTCTCCGAAGGAGCCAACGGACACTGA